In Centropristis striata isolate RG_2023a ecotype Rhode Island chromosome 8, C.striata_1.0, whole genome shotgun sequence, the genomic window CTTGAAAGAATTGTAAGAACAGCATGTGATGGATAAAAAAGTGCAAATCAGGGAGGGTAAGATGAGTGTGCCTTTCTCACAGTGTATCTGAATCTGTATACAGAATAATTAAGCTCACATGTGGCCTTCAAGTGCTCCCTCTGCGCTCCTCTTGCTCATTCaaatgcttttactttgaaattgcCACGAGCAAAACAGACCCTGCTGAGCCAAAATGATTATTTCGCgaccacttttatttattgtttttaaagatttctaCAAAGCTACAATGTGCCGCAGCACTGGAACTAAGCGGAGAAAAGAGCAGCCGGAGGAAACCTGTAATAGATGTTTTAGTTAAatgatttgacacttttttttgtagtcCTGCAGTATAATTGCCATCTGTAATTGATGTGGTGTGCCCTGAATGTCACATCTTGACAAACTCATACCATTTACCACCCTAACTTTCACATTCATGTCTACCGATTTGATGAGTCTCTAATGAGGTGTTACTCAAATTTTATTTACTTGCACTACAAAGTAAACTtgaaagcaacattttctgttttttatgaaTCAGTTTACTCACTTTGACCTGCATGCCACTAAAGCAGATCTATTGGTATGCTATAATGTGCACCTGCCATTACTCTTGTGGACTTACACACCTGTTGACCTGACTCGAATAACTTGATCATACATATAATCTTCTTTGCAAACCACTCCGATGTAATGCAGTCTGTCTGTGATAACGAAACGGTGACAGGAGGCCTGGTTGTGCATCAGGGGTGCTGAGCCACGTTGTACGCATCATCAGTGTTTGACACACATCCAGCTCTGTGACACCACCACACTCAGCAGGCCTGTTTGACCTGCACGCACTGCTGTAGGCGTACCTGCTTTTGGATCACAACAAAAGTGGAGGCTCCTTTGACTTCTTGGCATAGTCACGCTCACTCTCAGGTGGATGCTCAGTGAGTATTATGGTCTGTCACCAGTGGACTTGAGCTCCCCTGGAGACcatgtgactgttttttttccttttcttgtctttttaggAGTTGTATATTATGGGATGTATGCTGCCACTGCTGGAGTATTATGGTCTGTCGAGGAGCTCAGGGGAGGGGAGGTGTCACCATGACAACGGGGTTGCTAAGGGGGCTGGGACTGCTCGTGGAAAGGGGAAGGAGTGTGCATGCAATGAGCCTGGTGCATGCATGTCTAGTAGTAGTGGCAGTGTACGTGCGTACGTGCGTGCGCGCGCGTGGTGGAGGGGGGTGGGGGCAGGCTGAGTATTATGGTCTGTCCGTTGCGAGGTAACTATGCAGAGTCCTGTGTGAGTGTGGGAGGGGGGGATTATTATGGGATGTCTGCcccctttgtgtgtttgtgaggatGTTAGCTAAGCTCTGCCTGTAAGGTTgggggagagagaagaggggcACGGAGCAACGTGTTCTGGGTCATTGACggctcatttttttaatttcgcTGATCATTGGTTCAGCCGGCTTTAATGAATGAGCACTAAATGACAACTGCCGCACAAACAGCCTGACTTGTATTTATTCTTGCaccgagagagaaagagagagggagagggagcacACCTCGACCCGGGACTACACAGTAAGTTTCTAATGTGTGAAGGTAGGGTTTCAAtgcttaaacttttttttaatgcattgttttcacaggaCAGGGCGAATCTGTAGCTCATAATTGAAACATGATGGATGCCACACTCAAACTTCATTCACTCCTGTGTAGAAAAATACCTGCAAATCAACATCGGATCATGCCAGAGCATAGATAATCTAGTTATCCAACTTGTTTGAGCACGCAGGTGGTCAATTAGATAATATGTAAATAAGAAGATATGATGAAGGATTagctaccaaccaaccaatgccatttatttatttatttatttccagccCCCTCCCTTCCTGGACACCCCCGGTCCATTCTCCAACAGTCCCACGTCATTTTCCCTCCTCCCTCGCCGACCGAGGAGCAAGGTTTAGGAGGGATTAATTCGACCAGcaagacataaaattaaaccGCTGCGAAAATGTCGGGCAGCGAGGATGAGAGGGAAGACTTTGGAGCCGCGGACGAGCTCTCACTTCTTCACGGTAAGCTCGTTTTTTATCCCTCTGAACAAGAAGCAGAAGAAGGTCCATCTCGCTCTGTGTGACTTGCcgaagctagcgttagcttgaGCTAGCCAGTCCGTCACTCGCCATTATAGACTAGTTAGCTAACTTGTCAAGCAACTGTTTATagtgttgtcttgtatttcttAACCCATTTTATACCGCAAAGCTCCCATGTGTCTTCGCGAGTGTACTCGTGAACTGTCAAAGTTTTAGAGCCGGAGAACAGACAAGTTTCAACCTGTTCATGTTGTGACATTCacggtgtgtttgtgtgtgggtgtgtgcgtgcgtgcacgGACATTTGACAAGTCGTGCCAGTGCGCGTGTCAgctctgccccccccccctccctccccctcctcagcctgcagcagcaaaaaaaaaaacccgtcTCTTCTCACTCTAATGACAGCATGTGTCCCCGCAGGTGAGGAAGAGCCAGAGGATGCTGTCTCCGACTTAGAGGAGGTCCCCAagtcaaagaagaagaagaaagcaaaGAAGAGCAGTCGAGAGAGCAGGACTAGCAAGAGACAGAGACCCGTCCGAGAGGTCAGTTTGACAAAACTTTTCATGTATATCGTTAAAGCTGTGCCTTGGGGACCCCCATCTGATGAGGTTTCTGTCAGATTTGAATTGGTAAACAATTCTGTCAACTCACCACGTGGGGTCACATCTGGAGGTGCACACCAAAACAATAACAAGGGCCCCTTCTACCAATTTACAGGGTTTGTaagggtgcttgaaatccttgaaaatgcttaaatttaaatgttgtattttcaaggtttaaaaagtgcttggattttggataaagtgcttgtaaatgcttgaaattcttactgtatttctcttgcaatcggactgtatccatctatagactatagataatcacatgttcaatgtaaaaaataatgagtagccaatctgaaatgaagaccgttcctcctaaaagtgtaataccattgttGTTGGTGTGGTTTAGTGAAATCTCCCTCTTTTattatgtaagtactcatctaaaacatgcaatttacaaccggcgtaagatactggaaaagcttgaaaattgatcTTGAAAGTCCTTgttaaatgcttgaatttgaccactgctaaagtgtacaaaTCCTGAATTTAGCCCCCACAGACAGCGGAGGGTATTAGCACCAGCCACCAGCTAAATGCTGGTAAAATGTGCAAGTAGTTGCAAGATTTTCTTTACTCaccaaccaaaaaaaataaaacaaaacaataacaaaaacagggaATACATTGAGTGGCTGGTAGATTTtagaataaaaaagttaaatgtcCAATCCAGCCTGGACTTAAATGAAATTGATGCTTTTTCACATCTGCAGATGTTAAAAAACTGATGTTTTGGATTTTGTGAAACAGTATTGCAtccattagaaataaaaaaacccaagtTATTATCATAATTTCTGTGGATATATGATGACAGATCAGCACAATTCCTAAAATTAGAGCTAAAATGAACCATTCAATTTGATAATATTAAATCTGCAGTTATTTTCTCTATTAATCAATCAATGATTTTGCTTATACAATACCTGTAAATTGTGAATAATGTCCAGCATTATATTCCAGATaacaaataattgattattaaatggTTTTCAACTATTTTTCCGTCAGTCGACCAAGAGATTTAGTTActgattttttcaaatataCCTGACATTAGTGAGCCATGTGCTGACTAGTGTAGGTCCATGGCTGAAGGCAGATCTGTGTGACTTTCCACCCAGGCTTCCTCATCCAAATTGTGTGGCataattttcaaattaaaataaaaaggttgaCACTTCAATTTCTAAttgatatgatatataatatctataaaAGCACCGGTGTTTGTGTGATTTGCAAAGTGGCTCTATGTTTTGCAGGAGTTGCCAATCAGCTCCCCAGAGCACCTGATTGCAGTcgaagcagcagagagagatgcAGAAGAGGGAGGTGTGCGGTCAGAGAGTGAAGGAAGTGATTATGCCCCcgggaagaaaaagaagaaacgcTCCAGCTCTGCTAAAGATAAGAAGAAAGGAGGTGCAGCGGCAGAGAAAGGGGGCTCATCCAGCTCAAAGAGCAAACGtaaagaaccagaaccagaagaaGATGAGGATGATGACGATGATTGTCAGGTAAAGATTAATTCAGActcagctgcagagctggagagTAAATTCCTTCAGGGCTAACGTGACAAACTAACCTCCCCTGGCTTTTCTTTTCCTCCCGCTGCAGCCTAAAAGCTCCTCCCAGCTGCTGGAAGCCTGGGGCATGAAAGACATTGACCACGTCTTTACTCAGGAAGACTACAGCTCCCTCACCAACTACAAGGCTTTCAGCCAGTTTGTCAGGTAAGGAGAGAAAGATATTAATGTTTGCCTCTCCATTGTTACCTAAGATGTaaggaaatataaataatcgctttatttctttatttttcttttttgtctcaaGGCCTTTGATTGCAGCCAAGAACCCCAAAATTGCTGTGTCCAAGATGATGACTTTAATGATGGCTAAGTGGAGAGAATTCAGCACCAACAACCCTCTGAAGGTACTGCAATCTTGAACAAGACTGCAAATCTTGtttgtaatgtattgctgttcTCTTGTGAGTTAGACAGTAGAGAGCagagttttttaatgtgctgtgTCCCCCTGTAGGGTTGCGCCACTGCCAATGCGGCCCTTGCAGCTGCCAATGTGGCTGCAGCTGTGGAGAACATGGTGGTGGCAGGGACAGACGGAGGGGCAGAGACCGGTGCTGGCGCTTCACCTGcacctgctcctgctcctgccaCTGCTCCAGCACCTGCTGCGCCCCCAGCAGCCCCGGCACCTCCTCTACGCAAGGCCAAGACCAAAGAGGGCAAAGGTAAAGCAGGAGTCATATGGAACATGGTTGTTGAGCCTAATAGGGACGTCCGGATACTGGAAATGTAGTAGTCGATACAGTAAAACTCCACGATTCTCAAAACCCAGTCCAAACCAAGATTAAAGCTTTTTTGTGACATCCCTAAAGCTTAATATGATAATTGAATGTTAGATGAAGGTTGTTTAATATTAATGAACACTTGAACACTTTAGAATCAAGAGTGTCAGAAACATCTGAACAATAAGCCCTGTCCTCATGCATCTTTGCACACTTTCTGCacactttgtatattattattattattattattatttaaatatccaCAGTTTGCACCATATCACACCACTGTACATTGAGAATATGTTAACCAGAGTCATGGTTGATGAATTCCATGTTTGTGTATGCATACTTGGCCAATAaacctgattctgattctgtaaaaacaacaactacctGCTTAATAAACTTGTATCTGGTCTCAGGTCCCAATGCTCGAAAGAAGTCGAAGCCCACACCCAAGCCTGCACCCAAGCCTAAACCTAAGAAGGTGGCTCCACTCAAGATCAAACTAGGGGGCCTCAGCAGCAAGAGGAAGCGCTCCTCTGTAAGATATTTTGTGCTACTTTTCATTGAATCAAAATATTGTTAATGTAAACAGTTATGTATGTCATTCCCAACGTCCTCTCTCTCACTGTTTCTCTGTCAGAGTGATGAAGATGAACCGGATGTTGACAGCGACTTTGACGACGGGAgcttctctgtgtctgatggCTCCAATCGCAGCAACCGAAAAAAGAAACCCAAGAGTgcgaagaaaaagaagaaaggtgAGCATTGAAATATTGTTGGACAAAGATTTCAGATCGGACAGCAGCTCAAGGTCTAAAGGTTTTTGCTTCAAAAGGCATTTGAAGAGCTTTTCTCCTCATGCGCCAGGTCACTGTACTTGTTTCTTCCTGCTAATCTTCTGTGGGTGTGTTCTCTCAGTGGAGACGGAGGATGGCGATGGCTACGAGACAGACCACCAGGACTACTGTGAGGTGTGCCAGCAGGGAGGAGAGATCATTTTGTGTGACACCTGTCCCAGAGCATATCACATGGTCTGTCTGGACCCGGACATGGAGAAGGCCCCCGAGGGGAAGTGGAGCTGCCCACACTGTGTGAGTGCCTCTCAGTGTTGTGCAGGAAAGACTGTTAGGTCCACTGTTAGAACAGCTGGGCCTGAATCCTGGAGTATAAAGCAGCAGTGCGAAAATTACACCTGTCTGTAAAGTATTGTTGTGTGGAAGTGTTTTATCGGGAAGTCGCAGTGACGGAAAGGGCTGGTTGTTGGGAAATGGACTTTGTTAGCTGTGATTTTGAAAATCTTTATTGTATTCTCCATTTCTCTTTGTCCTCTgctgcccccccaccccccaccccccccaacCGTTTTGCTCATGCTCCCATCTATCCTCTGCTATTCCCCACCACATGTCTCACCGGCCCCCCCATCCCCCATTTCCTCTTCTTGTCCCGCCCCTCCCTCCACTTGGCTTCACATGCGAACATGCACACGCACGTGCACGCAATGCACACACACCCCACCCCTGGCGCTCTTGAAAAATCACCCCGCTCCCCTCCCTTTTTTCCTTTCACTCCGTTCCGCATACCTTCCCTGCCTGTCTGCCCCCCCCGccctcctccccctcacacTCACACCACCTCCCTCTGTCTGTAACTCTGCCaccaggagaaggaggggatCCAGTGGGAGGCCAGGGAAGATCTCTCTGAGGCTGAAGGGGAGGATGAAGAAGACAGGAGGGATGAAGGGGTGGAGGAAGAAGACGACCACCACATTGAGTTCTGCCGGGTTTGCAAGGATGGAGGGGAGCTGCTCTGCTGTGACACCTGCCCCTCCTCCTACCACATCCACTGCCTCAACCCTCCTCTCCCTGAAATCCCCAATGGAGAGTGGATCTGCCCCCGCTGCAAGGTGAGCGCTGTGCACCGGTGCTTGTGAGCTTGCGCGCGCTCACGTGGGTGTGCATGCGAATGCAGATTCCATCTTGTGCACGCCTACAGTGCTTTAGATAAAACATGGCAGCCTTTATTTTGCAGATGTCTCATAAATACCACATTCCTGTGATTATAAAGAACAGAATCTCTTGTCAAGTGCCAAATTGCTTCAGTTCATTAACAAGCACCACATCCTCAATTATTTCCTTCCCTTTCCTACTTCCTGACAGTGTCCACAGATGAAGGGCAAAGTCCAGAAGGTTTTAACATGGCGATGGGGGGAGCCGCCCGCCCCTACGCCTGTCCCTCGGCCTGCTGACCTTCCTGCTGATGCTCCGGATCCCCCTCCACTGGTGGGCCGCAGGGAGAGGGAGTTCTTTGTGAAGTGGTGCAACATGTCCTACTGGCACTGCTCCTGGGTGCTGGAGctacaggtaacacacacacacacacactctgaaacTGTATCCACCTAGTTAAGaatgtgcattttttctttgtacACTCTTCTCGCAAATTGCACACAAACCCAATGGTCCTCCTCTCAACCTCCCTGTTACTGGTCCCCAGTTGGAGCTGAACTGCCAGGTGATGTTCCGTAACTACCAGAGGAAGACTGACATGGACGAACCGCCGCCGGTGGATTTCGGAGGCGAGGGTGatgaaaacaaaagcacaaaGAGGAAGAACAAGGATCCTCTCTTTATCCACATGGAGGAGGAGTTTTACCGCTATGGAGTCAAACTGGAGTGGCTGATGATCCACCGCATCCTCAACCACAGGTAggacacattttaaagacatGGTTCACCTATAAAAAGAAGCACATCCCActgaatttgcatttttttaaatctctgtttAAAGAGATATTCTATTTGGGTTTTAATGTGCCTTTTTATAGTTACTGGTTGTAAAACAGAATTCAGAAAGTATATTTACGAAAACACAAAAGttgatcagtttgaacatactgtctttgtacagttttcaaaaGAGCATATGTCACAAATTATATGCAAATGATCACGTTCTGTTACGTTTTAGACAgtatcccaactttttgggaatctgactttattaattatataatttgGAACTGTACTTTTAATTGTATCAACTTTTTACAGCACAACAAAGTAggacataataacaataaccataatctcaacagacaaaaaaaaaatattttttttagccaCATAGCCAACTTACTTATGCTGGAAGTACAAGTATCAAggataaatcaaacaaaaactgggtgACAGTTGCTTGTATTTTACATATCAAATGTGAAATTgaactaaaattattttaagtttaaaaaagcaAAGACAGCAGTGGAAGCAGTCAACAAGTTGTGTAATCAGTGTTTGCCCCAACACCATGTAACTAACTACCAGGGCAAGCCTACATTGTATGAAGACAAAAATGAACTACTATTATCTAaatcacagtcacacacacctGGAGAGCAAACACAGTAACTGTGCCTTATCATAACTCCATCTTTGTGTGCGTTTTATTTTCATGCTAGTGTTgataaaaagaacaacataCATTACTTGATCAAATGGAGAGATCTGCCCTACGACCAGTCAACATGGGAGAGCGAAGACATGGACATCCCCGAGTTTGACACCTACAAGCAGACATACTGGAACCACAGGTGTGCAGAGACTTACAACATGTTGGATAGGTCTTCTTTTATGTGCACATGAATGCaatctaaaaaatgtgttttgatacCACAAACTGTCATTTCCTTTTAGAGAGCTGATGATGGGTGACGAGGGCAAACCTGTTAAAAAGCTGAAGAAAACAGTCAAAGTCAAGAAGGCAGAGCGTCCACCTGCTAACCCAGTTGTAGATGTAAGTAACTTTGACATTTATTTCCAAATACAGCCTTAGTTATTGGGAATCCTGATGTATGTAGTTTCTTCATTGGGCTCATAAATGATTAATTATAAAATGAAACGTCGCTGTTAAGTGTATTCCCCCTGGCAGAATAAAAGTAGCTTAAATCAGGATGGATGTGGAATTGATATTCTTTTGGTTTCTTCCTTCCAGCCTACCATCAAGTTTGATCGGCAGCCCGACTACCTGGACAGCACAGGAGGCACTCTGCATCCCTACCAGCTGGAGGGGCTGAACTGGCTGAGGTTTTCTTGGGCTCAGGCCACAGACACGATCCTGGCTGATGAGATGGGTTTAGGAAAGACTGTACAGACTGCTGTCTTCCTCTACTCGTTGTACAAGGAGGTAAGAAGAGTTTATTTGATCGTCTTACAAGAACTAAAAGCATTTCTTAGTGATGTTATTTTGTCCAGTCTGCCCTCCCCTGTCAATCAGTGTTAGTGGGTAGGGTTTCAGACATGTGACACACAGTAACTCTGTCCATTTAAGGGGATACGTTCAAAGTAAGGAACTTTATCCTAAAGGCAGGGCAAGACAAATCCAGCTGTTTACATGTCACACGTGTATGGATAATAAAATATTCAATGACAATATGAgttgtgaaaaataaacaaataataagtGTGCATGTGATTAAAAAATGACTCTAGTTATATATTTGAATCTAATTCATTTTTAAGATCTACCATTTTTGTAATGTATGCGTATTGTGCATGAGTTTAACAcctaattatttaaaaattatctttaaaaaatgacaaaattcacACAGGTACAGGTGTTTGCTGATAAGATTTTGATAggattctttttttctgtagaatttttttaatctgcccataaaaaacattttgatattgatataatattagtgtttatttattgataatgttgtatttaaaaaaggaaagaaagtaatgacagaaatgagaaataaatggaaacattttaaacaacctTCATGGCTATTCAAGCATATAATTCAGAGTTTACAAGGTGCATCTGAATGTACCTTGAAGTTCCTGTCGGCACCACAAAAAAAAGCGGTAATAGGTTTTGAAGTGGAGTGAGTAATCCGGAAATATCACATCTGTCTAATAGGTGCAATGCTAATGTAGACCTCAAATGTTGCAAGGCCTATGCTCACAGAATAAAGAGGtgagataaaatattttttaatttattatatattcaaCAAATTGCACATGAATACCCAGTTAATTAAACAGAACTGTGATTAAGAGagattaaaatttaatttgCCCTCCTTGcttcaaaatattttcttctaaacTCAACAAGAACATCtcttgaaacataaaaaaaatatctgtggGAAACAACTTCAATaatgaaatacattaaaatcAAATGCTGCAATTTAAAATAACTGTAATATACTCCATTAAATGATTCAAGGCCCTGACACTCCAACCCAACAAAGTGCAAAGATCTGTAGCATgaggagaaaattaaaatagagTCGGCCCTAAAAATATGTACACCTACAGGGAGTTTCGGTGTTAATACTAAAAACCACCAAAACTCATTACACATaacccatggttttcttgataataaccaaaatcattatcaagaaaaccatggaaaatgtctagatatcagctcttaaattacactcatatgagctatttttgttattattataattgtccaaacaaatgtacctttagttgtaccaggcattaaaatgagcaagaaattgaagaaaacaagggtggtctaataagtttttccatgactgtatgacatCTTTACATGTTAATGTTGACTCTGTCTTCCTGCAACAGGGTCACTCCAAAGGTCCCTTCCTGGTTAGTGCTCCGCTGTCCACCATCATTAACTGGGAGAGAGAGTTTGAGATGTGGGCCCCTGACATGTACGTGGTGACATATGTGGGGGACAAAGACAGCAGGGCTGTCATCAGAGAGAACGAGTTCTCCTTTGAGGGGAACGCCATCCGAGGCGGGAAGAAGGCCTCCAAGATGAAGGTAAGTAAATTGAACAAGATTTCAACcatcagttttagtttgtgGAACTCAATTACCAGTGCTTGAGGCCTTGATAACTGTGTTTCTACTGCTTACCTCATTTGTTCGTCTTATCTAattcccccctctctctgtgcTTTACAGAAAGACTCAACGGTCAAGTTCCACGTCCTGCTGACATCCTATGAGTTGATTACCATTGACCAGGCTGTGCTGGGTTCCATTGAATGGGCCTGTCTGGTTGTGGACGAGGCTCACAGGCTCAAAAACAACCAGTCTAAGGTAATAACATAGAGGTGTTTGTTGATCCTGTGTCATTCTGATgataaaaaatcaatacagtgaccaaaatataaagttatttctCCTCTTCTGCCTGTTTTTTAGTTCTTCCGCGTGTTGAACAACTATCCACTGCAGCACAAGCTGCTGCTGACTGGCACTCCCCTTCAAAACAACCTGGAGGAGCTCTTCCACTTGCTGAACTTCCTGACCCCAGAGAGATTCAAGTCAGTTCTCCAACATGTGGTCACAGCATATGTGGCTATATTGCAAGTACAATGAGAACACCCACCCACACcctatatttatgtattttttctctcccttttttgTCTGCAGTAACCTGGAAGGGTTCCTGGAAGAGTTTGCAGACATTGCCAAAGAGGACCAGATCAAGAAGCTCCATGACATGCTGGGACCACACATGCTCAGGAGGCTGAAGGCCGACGTTttcaaacacatgccttcaaAGACTGAGCTCATTGTTCGAGTGGAGCTGAGCCCCATGCAGAAGTACGTTAAGAGAAGATGTGCAGCACAATATTTAACAGTTAAAGCACACACCAGGGCTAACATTGACTTCTACATCAACACGTGAATGCTGCTCAGCTTTTTTACTTTGGTTGAATgtgcattagggctgggcgatatggaacaAAAGTCTTATTGCGATATATTCAGGCTGTATATCGtgtacgatatatatcctgatatttttattgcaaagtgagagcaaatgttcagtcaaagtcaaatatgacatgtcacaagtagttttactgaaactgtttatttaagtcaacataaatactgtataaaaacaggagttttttaatcaaagctgcataaagtgcacatttaaataaatttaaaaaatcttaaataaaaatagcctatgaaataaaataggctgatctttttctgaaataaatatatttatatgagtaaagaataacgaacattacaaaaaaactaaatatgacaaaccctagtaagggaagcatttataaataaaaaaaggaaaatttgaactatatcgatatgtgatatagtctaatttcatatcacataatatatcgatatattttttatatcgatatcgcccagctctaatgtgcattaattttgtTTAAACCCGTTATTAATGATAAAGATACAGATTAGGTTACTGTAACATTTTCTCATTATCTTTCTCTACATTTTACTAGGAAATACTACAAGTTCATCCTCACACGTAACTTTGAAGCTCTGAACACTCGTGGAGGAGGAAACCAAGTGTCTCTGCTCAACGTCGTGATGGACCTGAAAAAGTGCTGCAATCACCCCTACCTCTTTCCTGCAGCCGCCACAGTACGATCCTAGTCATTTCACACAATTTAATGGGAATAGCAATTTATTCTAGGGGTGCATGTTAACTATGTCCGTATGTTGAAACCTGTCCGATGCAGTCGCTTTAATCATATATCTTCCTCTGACTTTAGGAGGCACCAAAACTTCCAAATGGCATGTATGAGGGCAACGCTCTGACCAAGTCTTCAGGAAAACTGACGCTGCTCCAGAAGATGATGAGGAAGCTGAAGGAGGGAGGCCACAGGGTCCTGGTCTTCTCCCAGATGACCAAAATGCTGGACCTGCTGGAGGACTTCCTGGAGAACGAAGGGTACAAATATGAGAGAATTGATGGAGGAGTCACCGGCAACTTGAGACAGGAGGCCATCGACCGCTTTAATGGTGAGCCATAAACTGCTTGTACTGACTGAAAGCAGCtgctctggtttgctttcagtgttctaatgtttcctttttggttgTTCATCCTCACAGCTCCCGGCGCTCCCCAGTTTGCTTTCCTCCTGTCTACCAGAGCTGGCGGTTTGGGCATTAATCTGGCCTCTGCTGACACTGTCATCATCTACGACTCTGACTGGAACCCCCACAATGACATCCAGGTATGCAAACCCTCTTCGTTAACCTTACATTCATGTCAGCGTGTGTTAGTTTGGATGATAGGTGATTCTATTGTTTGTTTCATGTGTGTGGGTCGTAGGCGTTCAGCAGAGCTCACCGTATCGGCCAGAACAGAAAAGTGATGATTTATCGATTCGTCACCAAAGCCTCTGTGGAGGAGAGGATCACGCAGGTCTGTGAAAACAGACAATATAAGTAATGACACACACCTCTTAAAACTGTATCTGCTATGACTCTGTGATCACCTGCTGTCTGCTTGTTTGTGCTCCACCTTCCTCCCTCCACCAGGTGGCAAAGAAGAAGATGATGCTCACTCATCTGGTGGTGCGACCCGGTCTCGGCTCCAAGACCGGCTCCATGTCCAAGCAGGAGCTCGATGACATCCTCAAGTTTGGAACTGAAGAGCTGTTTAAGGATGAAATCGGAGAGGGTGAGTCGGCCTTAACCCAATGACGGATTTAAGATCCAGTATGAATTCTGTCAATCatttgaataaagtgattcatctgat contains:
- the chd4b gene encoding chromodomain-helicase-DNA-binding protein 4 isoform X2, with amino-acid sequence MSGSEDEREDFGAADELSLLHGEEEPEDAVSDLEEVPKSKKKKKAKKSSRESRTSKRQRPVREELPISSPEHLIAVEAAERDAEEGGVRSESEGSDYAPGKKKKKRSSSAKDKKKGGAAAEKGGSSSSKSKRKEPEPEEDEDDDDDCQPKSSSQLLEAWGMKDIDHVFTQEDYSSLTNYKAFSQFVRPLIAAKNPKIAVSKMMTLMMAKWREFSTNNPLKGCATANAALAAANVAAAVENMVVAGTDGGAETGAGASPAPAPAPATAPAPAAPPAAPAPPLRKAKTKEGKGPNARKKSKPTPKPAPKPKPKKVAPLKIKLGGLSSKRKRSSSDEDEPDVDSDFDDGSFSVSDGSNRSNRKKKPKSAKKKKKVETEDGDGYETDHQDYCEVCQQGGEIILCDTCPRAYHMVCLDPDMEKAPEGKWSCPHCEKEGIQWEAREDLSEAEGEDEEDRRDEGVEEEDDHHIEFCRVCKDGGELLCCDTCPSSYHIHCLNPPLPEIPNGEWICPRCKCPQMKGKVQKVLTWRWGEPPAPTPVPRPADLPADAPDPPPLVGRREREFFVKWCNMSYWHCSWVLELQLELNCQVMFRNYQRKTDMDEPPPVDFGGEGDENKSTKRKNKDPLFIHMEEEFYRYGVKLEWLMIHRILNHSVDKKNNIHYLIKWRDLPYDQSTWESEDMDIPEFDTYKQTYWNHRELMMGDEGKPVKKLKKTVKVKKAERPPANPVVDPTIKFDRQPDYLDSTGGTLHPYQLEGLNWLRFSWAQATDTILADEMGLGKTVQTAVFLYSLYKEGHSKGPFLVSAPLSTIINWEREFEMWAPDMYVVTYVGDKDSRAVIRENEFSFEGNAIRGGKKASKMKKDSTVKFHVLLTSYELITIDQAVLGSIEWACLVVDEAHRLKNNQSKFFRVLNNYPLQHKLLLTGTPLQNNLEELFHLLNFLTPERFNNLEGFLEEFADIAKEDQIKKLHDMLGPHMLRRLKADVFKHMPSKTELIVRVELSPMQKKYYKFILTRNFEALNTRGGGNQVSLLNVVMDLKKCCNHPYLFPAAATEAPKLPNGMYEGNALTKSSGKLTLLQKMMRKLKEGGHRVLVFSQMTKMLDLLEDFLENEGYKYERIDGGVTGNLRQEAIDRFNAPGAPQFAFLLSTRAGGLGINLASADTVIIYDSDWNPHNDIQAFSRAHRIGQNRKVMIYRFVTKASVEERITQVAKKKMMLTHLVVRPGLGSKTGSMSKQELDDILKFGTEELFKDEIGEGDNKEDDSSVIHYDDHAIDRLLDRNQDATDDTELQSMNEYLSSFKVAQYVVKDEDDEEEVEREVIKQEESVDPDYWEKLLRHHYEQQQEDLARNLGKGKRTRKPVNYNDGSQEDRGIRQDWQEDQSDNQSDYSVASEEGDEDFDERTEANARRPNRKGLRNDRDKPLPPLLARVGGNIEVLGFNARQRKAFLNAVMRYGMPPQDAFTNQWLVRDLRGKSEKEFKAYVSLFMRHLCEPGADGAETFADGVPREGLSRQHVLTRIGVMSLIRKKVQEFEHVNGQWSMPWMAELEENKRAAALAAGEDPKTPSTGTPADTQPNTPVPEDLTKSEDKEDMKKEAEDGKGAKKAEDPEIIEIPDESEKSPVEKKEEEVDSAAGKEEKEKETGNGDEGKEKEADDTNKEKEEKDETSETEKDTPAEVKGEGSEGKNDSEEDKTKAEEGKDEKMDTSSPTDEKKEQKEEKDAVKTDESGKLQNGENTKEGATAAAVVNVSEEKKKATKQRFMFNIADGGFTELHSLWQNEERAATVTKKTFEIWHRRHDYWLLAGIIQHGYARWQDVQNDVRFAILNEPFKGEMSRGNFLEIKNKFLARRFKLLEQALVIEEQLRRAAYLNMTEDPAHPSMALNTRFSEVECLAESHQHLSKESMSGNKPANAVLHKVLKQLEELLSDMKADVTRLPATIARIPPVAVRLQMSERNILSRLASRGPEVTAQNQSQTSQQMQVQR